The genomic region AGACCTTCGATGTCGTCGGGGAGGAACGGCGCCAGATCAGGCAGCTCGTCGAGGCCTCGCAGGCCCAACCGTTCCAGGAAATAGGAGGTGGTCCGATACAGCAGCGCACCGGATTCGGAATCGTGTCCGGACTCTTCGATCAGGCCCCTCAGTACGAGGGTACGCATAACCCCGTCGCAGTTGACACCGCGTACGGCGGAGACCCTGCCCCGGGAGACCGGCTGTCGGTAGGCCACGACCGCCATCGTCTCGAGTGCGGCCTGGGTCAGCCGCACCTCCTGCCCCTCCTTGAGGAAGTGCTCGACGACGTCGGCGCATTCGGGCCGCGTGTACACGCGCCACCCTTCGGCCACCGCCCTCAGGTCGAAACCCCGCCCCTGCTCGGTGTATTCCCGGGACAGGTCCTCCAGCGTCCGGGTCACCACGTCCAGGGGGACGTCCAGGGCCCGTGCCAGCTCGTACTCCGACACCGGCTGGTCCACCACCATCAGCACAGCCTCCAGGTCCCGGCGCAGGGTGGCGGGCGCGGAGAGATCACCCACATCGGTCGCGCCGTCGGCGCTCATTCTGCCTCCACGGTGTCGTCGTACTCGGTGTCCACCTCGACCTCGGCGTCGCCGCCGGTCCAGGTCACGATGAGCTCCCCCAGCGGCTCGGGCTGGTCGAAGGCCACGTTGCTCGCCCGGTACAGCTCCAGCAGGGACAGGAAGCGGGCGACGACCTCGAAGGTACCGGTGCAGCCGTCGGTCAGCTCGACGAACGTCAGTCGCCCGTGCTCGCGCAGCGCCGCCACCACGAGCTCGCCCTGCTCCTTGACGGAGGTCTTGGTCTGGTGGATGTGCGTGACCGGGACGCTCGGCGGCTCCTTGGGGGTGAAGACCATCCCCGCGAGCGCGGCGAACTCCTGCGGACCGAGCTTGAACAGCACGTCCGGCCGCATCGCCGCGAACCGCTCCTCCAGCCGCACCGCCCGCGCGTACCTGCGCCCCTGCGACGCCAGCCGCTCGCGCATCAGGGCCGCGACCTCCTTGTAGGCGCGGTACTGCAGCAGGCGCGCGAACAACAGGTCGCGGGCCTCCAGCAGCGCCAGGTCGCCCTCGTCCTCCACGTCGCCGCGCGGCAGCAGCCGGGCCGCCTTCAGGTCCAGCAGGGTGGCCGCGACCAGCAGGAAGTTGCTCGCCTGGTCCAGGTCCCAGGCGTCCCCGTGCGCCCGGATGTGCGCGATGAACTCATCGGTGACCTTCGACAGCGACACCTCGGTGATGTCCAGCTTGTGCTTGGAGATCAGCCCGAGGAGCAGGTCGAACGGTCCCTCGAAGTTGTCCAGGTGCACCTGGAAGGCGTGCTCGTCCACCTCGTCGGCGTCGTCGCCCCCGTGGGCCCCCTCAGCCGCCATGACCGCGGCCCCGCGTCGTCTCACTCATGAGTCAAGGGTGTCACCGGTCGGATCCGACCGGTGACACCCGTGTCCTTCCGTTCCCGGACCGGCACCCCCTCCGATGCCAGTGCGGGTGTGGTCAATCCTCGCTCAGTCGCCTGACCAGCATGCTGGTCTGGCCGTTCTCCTCGAAGTCGGCCAGCAGGACCGCGACAGCCTCGCGGACGAGGCGGCCCCGGTCGGCCGAGAGCCCGTGCTCCGCGCGCAGCGACAGCCGGGTCTGTTCCAGGGCCAGCAGTTCGGGCCCGGAGATGTAGACGGTGATCTTCTCGTCGTGGCGCTGGCGTCCGCTCGGCTTGGGCGCACCGTCCGGCTGGGCGATGATCCTGCGCTTCCGGCGCGCCGTCGTCTCGGGCGGACTCTTCTGCTCCGGTGCCGTGTACTGGCGTTCGGTCTCCACGGGCGCCGCGTCCTCCGCGCCGCCCGAGGGGCGGAAGAACAGCTCGTCCGCCCCCGGTAGGGTCACGCGCCGTGACCGCTGAGAGGCCACCTCGCCAGCACCTCCTTGGCCAGATCCCGATAGGCGTTGGCCCCGGCCGACGACGAGTCGAACCGGGTGATGGGTTCGCCCGCCACGGTGGCGTCCGGGAAGCGCACGGTGCGGTTGATGACCGTCCCGTACACCTTGTCGCCGAACCCGTCGATGATCGTGGACAGCACCTCACGCGCGTGGAGCGTGCGCGGGTCGTACATGGTGCCCAGGAAGCCGTCGATGACCAGGTCCTCGTTGAGGCGCTCCTGGACCTTCTGGATGGTGTCCATCAGCAGCGCCACACCGCGCAGTGCGAAGAACTCGCACTCCAGCGGCACGATGACACCGTCGGCCGCGGTGAGCGCGTTGACGGTCAGCAGGCCCAGCGACGGCTGGCAGTCGATCAGGACGACGTCGTAGTCGTCGATGACCGGGCGCAGCGCGCGGCCGAGCATCTGCTCGCGCGCCACCTCACCGACCAGCTGGACCTCGGCGGCCGACAGGTCGATGTTGCTCGGAATGAGGTCGAGACCCTCGATGTCGGTCTTGAGCAGGACGTCCTCGACCGTCACGTCCCGCTGCATGAGCAGGTTGTAGACGGTCAGGTCCAGTTCGCGCGGGTCCAGCCGGCCGAGGCCGACCGAGAGCGCTCCCTGCGGGTCGAAGTCGACCAGCAGCACGCGCCTGCCGCACTCGGCGATGGCGGCGCCGAGGTTGATGGTGGTGGTGGTCTTACCGACGCCACCCTTCTGATTACACAGTGCTACAATCCGTGCCGGGCCGTGTTCGTCGAGCGGCTCGGGCTCCGGATAGGTCCGTTCCGGTCTTGTCGTGTGCAGATCCGCCCCCGTGTTGCGTGTCGTGCCCCAGGGGTTGGTCACCGGGTCGACGAGGTCCCCCTCGCCGACGGGTGCGGTGTTCGCAGCCACGTCGTCCTCCGACCAGTTCACAACCCTGGACCTCCCCTACGGACCGGCCACGGCCCGAAGGGATGCCGTGCCCCTGCGCCTGGCCGCCGTCGGAAACTCAATATGTCGACAGCAACGTACCGCCGTGCGGCGACTCTAGAACGCCGACACGGCGCACATCAACGTAAACCTGTCGGTAGAATCCCACGCCTTCGTCCCGGGGGGAAATCGAACCAGCGTCCCACGGTGCCCACTTCCCCCGCACAGCAGGCCTTTTCGCATCGTTCGGCCAGTTCAGCGGCGCGCTCGGGGATGACTCGACGCATAGACCTCGCGCAGGTGCTCGACCGTGACGAGTGTGTAGATCTGCGTGGTGGTGACCGAACTGTGCCCGAGCAGCTCCTGGACGACCCGGATGTCGGCGCCCCCGTCGAGCAGGTGCGTGGCGAAGGAGTGCCGCAGGGTGTGCGGCGAGACGCCCCGCACCCCGGCCCGTTCGGCGACCGCGCCCAGGACGGCCCATCCGCCCTGGCGGGTCAGCCGGCCGCCGCGCGCGTTGAGGAACAGCGCCGGGCCTCCCCGCCCCCGGGCCGCCGAGGCGGCCAGCACGGGACGGGCGCGCACGAGGTAGGCGGACAGGGCGCGGCGGGCGTAGGAGCCGAGGGGCACCACGCGTTCGCGTCCGCCCTTGCCGCGGAAGCGCACGAGTCCCACGGCCCGTTCGGCGGCGACCGCGTCGGAGACGTCGTCGACGTCCAGGCCCACCGCCTCGGAGATGCGGGCGCCGGTGCCGTAGAGGACCTCCAGCAGGGCGCGGTCGCGCATCGCCAGGAGAGCCGCGCGGTCGCCCGTACCGGCGCCACCGGCCCCTGCTACCGCACCCGGCCCGCTGGACCTACCGGCACCGACCCCGCTGGGCTCGCCGGCACCACTGGGCCCACCGGCCGAACCGGCGTCTGCGCCACTGGACCCACCGGCCCCGTCGGTCTCCGGCACACCGGCGCTCTCCGGCTCCCCCGGCGCGACGCCGGCCAGCGGCCCGGCCGCGTCCAGGAGGCGCTCCACGTCCTCCAGCGGCACGGCCTTGGGCAGCCGCATCGGCGGGGACGGCGGGGTGACCTCCGCGGCCGGGTCGTGGTCGGCCCAGCCCTCGCGCACGGCGAAGCGGTGCAGGCCGCGCACGGCGGCCAGGGCGCGCCCCGCCGAGGCGGCGCTGAGCGGCACGTGCTCCTCGTCGCCCTCGCGCAGGACCTGGA from Nocardiopsis aegyptia harbors:
- the scpB gene encoding SMC-Scp complex subunit ScpB, which gives rise to MSADGATDVGDLSAPATLRRDLEAVLMVVDQPVSEYELARALDVPLDVVTRTLEDLSREYTEQGRGFDLRAVAEGWRVYTRPECADVVEHFLKEGQEVRLTQAALETMAVVAYRQPVSRGRVSAVRGVNCDGVMRTLVLRGLIEESGHDSESGALLYRTTSYFLERLGLRGLDELPDLAPFLPDDIEGLDDTGEHT
- a CDS encoding segregation and condensation protein A, whose translation is MAAEGAHGGDDADEVDEHAFQVHLDNFEGPFDLLLGLISKHKLDITEVSLSKVTDEFIAHIRAHGDAWDLDQASNFLLVAATLLDLKAARLLPRGDVEDEGDLALLEARDLLFARLLQYRAYKEVAALMRERLASQGRRYARAVRLEERFAAMRPDVLFKLGPQEFAALAGMVFTPKEPPSVPVTHIHQTKTSVKEQGELVVAALREHGRLTFVELTDGCTGTFEVVARFLSLLELYRASNVAFDQPEPLGELIVTWTGGDAEVEVDTEYDDTVEAE
- a CDS encoding ParA family protein encodes the protein MNWSEDDVAANTAPVGEGDLVDPVTNPWGTTRNTGADLHTTRPERTYPEPEPLDEHGPARIVALCNQKGGVGKTTTTINLGAAIAECGRRVLLVDFDPQGALSVGLGRLDPRELDLTVYNLLMQRDVTVEDVLLKTDIEGLDLIPSNIDLSAAEVQLVGEVAREQMLGRALRPVIDDYDVVLIDCQPSLGLLTVNALTAADGVIVPLECEFFALRGVALLMDTIQKVQERLNEDLVIDGFLGTMYDPRTLHAREVLSTIIDGFGDKVYGTVINRTVRFPDATVAGEPITRFDSSSAGANAYRDLAKEVLARWPLSGHGA
- a CDS encoding site-specific tyrosine recombinase XerD, which codes for MGEDAEAAEVAAPLAEVSSAFLDHLSAERALADNTLLAYRRDLRRYTRHLTASGVAYLADVDGARVGRFLQVLREGDEEHVPLSAASAGRALAAVRGLHRFAVREGWADHDPAAEVTPPSPPMRLPKAVPLEDVERLLDAAGPLAGVAPGEPESAGVPETDGAGGSSGADAGSAGGPSGAGEPSGVGAGRSSGPGAVAGAGGAGTGDRAALLAMRDRALLEVLYGTGARISEAVGLDVDDVSDAVAAERAVGLVRFRGKGGRERVVPLGSYARRALSAYLVRARPVLAASAARGRGGPALFLNARGGRLTRQGGWAVLGAVAERAGVRGVSPHTLRHSFATHLLDGGADIRVVQELLGHSSVTTTQIYTLVTVEHLREVYASSHPRARR